A stretch of Lactuca sativa cultivar Salinas chromosome 6, Lsat_Salinas_v11, whole genome shotgun sequence DNA encodes these proteins:
- the LOC111883128 gene encoding 14 kDa proline-rich protein DC2.15: MATNSIACSIFIFFLICNITFSNACGSCTPSTPLPPKGPPANPFCPRDTLKLGVCADVLGLVNVVVGSPASSKCCALLEGLVDLEVAACLCTAIKANVLGINLNVPISLSLLVSACGKTLPPGFKCE; the protein is encoded by the coding sequence ATGGCAACTAACTCCATTGCTTGCagtatcttcatcttcttcctcatctgCAACATCACATTCTCCAATGCTTGTGGTTCATGCACACCCTCGACGCCACTACCACCAAAAGGCCCCCCAGCAAACCCCTTTTGTCCTCGGGACACTCTGAAGCTTGGAGTTTGCGCCGACGTTCTTGGTCTGGTCAATGTAGTCGTCGGATCTCCAGCATCTAGCAAGTGTTGCGCGTTGCTTGAGGGTTTGGTTGATCTTGAAGTTGCAGCTTGTCTTTGCACAGCCATTAAAGCTAATGTGTTGGGAATCAACCTCAATGTCCCAATCTCTTTAAGCTTGTTAGTTAGTGCATGTGGCAAGACCCTCCCACCAGGGTTCAAATGCGAATGA